A stretch of the Amycolatopsis sp. BJA-103 genome encodes the following:
- a CDS encoding nuclear transport factor 2 family protein has translation MSDIQRVAEQYIAVWNETDADQRRALIAEVFTEDAAYTDPLGAVTGHDGVDGFIAGAQAQFAGLKFSLPAAPDAHHDIARFQWYLGPDGAAEPLAIGFDVITVEDGRIKQVLGFLDKMPG, from the coding sequence ATGTCGGACATCCAGCGCGTCGCCGAGCAGTACATCGCCGTGTGGAACGAGACCGACGCGGACCAGCGCCGTGCGCTCATCGCCGAAGTGTTCACCGAGGACGCCGCCTACACCGACCCGCTCGGCGCGGTCACCGGTCACGACGGTGTCGACGGCTTCATCGCCGGCGCGCAGGCCCAGTTCGCCGGTCTGAAGTTCAGCCTGCCCGCGGCCCCCGACGCGCACCACGACATCGCGCGGTTCCAGTGGTACCTCGGCCCCGACGGCGCGGCGGAACCGCTGGCGATCGGCTTCGACGTCATCACCGTCGAGGACGGGCGGATCAAGCAGGTGCTGGGCTTTCTGGACAAGATGCCCGGCTGA
- a CDS encoding helix-turn-helix domain-containing protein produces MIVTTTVIASRAGRSVGELLREWRDRRRISQLDLAISAEISTRHLSFVETGRSKPSRDMVLRLGEHLEVPLRERNQLLLAAGYAPAYSESGLGDPEMAAVRKAVRQLMTSHEPYPAAVVDRGWNLVDANASVSIMTDLVSPTLMAPPANVLRLTLHPEGMAPYVLNLGEWRAHLLGRLRRQVTQTADPALTELLEELLTYPCDDPVPEVEVPGPGDIFVPLRLRHEGVDLTFFSTVSTFGTPLDITVAELMIESFFPADTATAEYLRAYAGRGVG; encoded by the coding sequence GTGATCGTGACGACCACAGTGATCGCGAGCCGCGCCGGCCGATCCGTCGGCGAACTGCTGCGGGAATGGCGTGATCGCCGCCGGATCAGCCAGCTCGACCTCGCCATCTCGGCGGAGATCTCGACCAGGCACCTGAGCTTCGTGGAGACCGGGCGGTCCAAACCCAGCCGCGACATGGTGCTGCGGCTCGGCGAGCATCTGGAGGTGCCCTTGAGGGAACGCAATCAGCTGCTGCTGGCGGCGGGCTACGCGCCCGCGTACTCCGAGAGCGGGCTCGGCGACCCGGAAATGGCGGCGGTCCGCAAGGCTGTCCGGCAGTTGATGACGAGTCACGAGCCCTATCCGGCCGCCGTCGTCGATCGCGGCTGGAACCTGGTCGACGCCAACGCGAGTGTGTCGATCATGACCGACCTGGTCTCACCCACCTTGATGGCCCCGCCCGCCAACGTCCTCCGGCTGACACTGCATCCGGAAGGCATGGCGCCTTACGTGCTCAACCTGGGGGAGTGGCGTGCCCACCTGCTCGGCAGGCTGCGGCGCCAGGTCACCCAGACGGCGGACCCGGCGCTGACGGAGCTGCTGGAGGAACTGCTCACCTATCCGTGCGACGATCCCGTCCCCGAGGTGGAGGTTCCCGGCCCTGGCGACATCTTCGTCCCGCTGCGACTGCGGCACGAGGGCGTGGATCTCACGTTCTTCAGCACGGTCTCCACCTTCGGGACGCCGTTGGACATCACGGTCGCCGAGCTGATGATCGAGTCGTTCTTCCCGGCCGACACGGCCACGGCGGAGTACTTGCGCGCGTACGCCGGGCGCGGGGTGGGATGA
- a CDS encoding aldo/keto reductase produces MAVPSVVLNNEVAIPQLGFGVWQVPAGDTAKVVRTAIETGYRSIDTAASYRNEAGVGEAIRSAGVPRDELFITTKLPNPGHGYDEALRAFDASLAELGLEHVDLYLIHWPMPTRGKYVETWRALEKLYADGRVRAIGVSNFHVPHLRRLFGETGIVPAVNQVELHPRLQQKALREFHAEHGIVTEAWSPLAQGSLLSDATLTALAAKYGKSPAQLVLRWHLQLGTVAIPKSVTPSRIRENFDVFDFELAEDDLAALAEFDDGTRTGPDPDTFDLV; encoded by the coding sequence ATGGCCGTGCCTTCCGTCGTCCTGAACAACGAGGTAGCCATCCCCCAACTCGGTTTCGGCGTCTGGCAGGTGCCCGCGGGCGACACGGCCAAAGTCGTCCGTACCGCCATCGAAACCGGGTACCGCAGCATCGACACCGCCGCGTCGTACCGGAACGAAGCCGGTGTCGGCGAGGCGATCCGCTCGGCGGGCGTGCCTCGCGACGAACTGTTCATCACCACGAAACTGCCGAATCCGGGCCACGGGTACGACGAAGCGCTCCGGGCGTTCGACGCGAGCCTCGCGGAACTCGGCCTCGAGCACGTCGACCTCTATCTGATCCACTGGCCGATGCCGACGCGCGGCAAGTACGTCGAAACCTGGCGGGCGCTGGAAAAGCTCTACGCCGACGGCCGCGTGCGCGCCATCGGGGTGTCGAACTTCCACGTCCCGCATCTGCGGCGGCTGTTCGGCGAGACGGGGATCGTGCCCGCGGTCAACCAGGTCGAGCTGCACCCCCGGCTCCAGCAGAAGGCGCTGCGGGAGTTCCACGCCGAGCACGGGATCGTCACCGAGGCGTGGAGCCCGCTCGCGCAGGGATCGCTGCTTTCGGACGCGACCCTGACCGCCCTCGCGGCCAAATACGGCAAGAGCCCGGCGCAGCTGGTGCTGCGCTGGCATCTGCAGCTCGGCACCGTGGCCATCCCGAAATCCGTGACCCCGTCCCGGATCCGCGAGAACTTCGACGTCTTCGACTTCGAACTCGCCGAAGACGATCTCGCCGCGCTCGCCGAGTTCGACGACGGGACCCGCACCGGCCCCGACCCGGACACCTTCGACCTGGTCTGA
- a CDS encoding 3-methyladenine DNA glycosylase: MTGLIVLPESVWRAREDDHVTRMRRWTTPHQRRRSRGEKHPVLDFLFSYYSHRPGHVERWQPGPGFALEGRSAHRFLERKGYVETPDGVVLDPAGFTEGRAKTAEFVLGLLSATASRAPRLSCFGLHEWAMVYRESANEVRHSQLPLRLGSAGTDGVVESLEIRCGHFDAFRFFTEPARPRNTLRPERENQIEFEQPGCLHANMDLFKWAYKLDPFVPAELVGDCFELAADIRELDMRASPYDLAAFGYSPVPIESPEGRAEYARAQAGFARRAAPLREHLIAHCQRLLTELKKAPATRGKQL; this comes from the coding sequence ATGACCGGCCTGATCGTCCTTCCCGAGTCCGTCTGGCGGGCTCGGGAGGACGACCACGTCACCCGGATGCGGCGCTGGACGACGCCGCACCAGCGCCGCCGCTCGCGGGGCGAGAAGCATCCGGTGCTCGACTTCCTCTTCAGCTACTACTCGCACCGTCCCGGACACGTCGAACGCTGGCAGCCGGGGCCGGGCTTCGCGCTCGAAGGCCGGTCCGCGCACCGGTTCCTGGAGCGGAAGGGCTACGTCGAGACGCCGGACGGTGTCGTGCTCGATCCGGCGGGTTTCACCGAGGGCCGGGCCAAGACCGCCGAATTCGTCCTCGGCCTGCTTTCCGCGACCGCGTCCCGTGCGCCGAGGCTCAGTTGTTTCGGGCTTCATGAATGGGCAATGGTTTACCGGGAATCGGCGAATGAGGTTCGTCACTCACAACTTCCGCTCCGGCTCGGTTCGGCCGGAACGGACGGCGTCGTCGAGTCGCTGGAGATCCGGTGCGGACATTTCGACGCGTTCCGGTTCTTCACCGAGCCCGCCCGGCCGCGCAACACGCTGCGGCCGGAGCGGGAGAACCAGATCGAGTTCGAGCAGCCGGGCTGCCTCCACGCCAACATGGACCTCTTCAAGTGGGCCTACAAACTCGACCCGTTCGTCCCCGCCGAGCTGGTCGGGGACTGCTTCGAGCTGGCGGCGGACATCCGGGAGCTGGACATGCGGGCGAGCCCCTACGACCTCGCGGCGTTCGGGTACTCACCGGTGCCGATCGAGAGCCCGGAAGGCCGGGCCGAGTACGCTCGCGCCCAGGCCGGTTTCGCCCGCCGGGCCGCGCCGCTGCGTGAGCACCTGATAGCGCATTGCCAACGACTGCTCACCGAGCTAAAGAAGGCGCCCGCGACACGCGGAAAACAACTGTGA
- a CDS encoding hemolysin family protein encodes MSDWFNIFLVVVLLLANAFFVGAEFALISSRRDRLEALLEQGKTRAKIVINASKNVSLMLAGAQLGITICSLLLGRLGEPAIAHQLAGFFELLGIPEVLLHPISFAIALAFITILHVLIGEMVPKNLAIAEPERLALWLVPVHVAWVKIANPFIWLLNFVANSLLRLFKVEPKDELETAYTSDELAELLSESRREGLLEHSEHQRLSKTLSSVEKTVADVLVPTAQLTTLPCSPTLGDVERAVSSTGFSRFPVCTDDGTLTGYIHVKDILDLVGEDPTTVVPSDKTRALTELHADARLDEALSAMRKEGSHLARALSPAGAAVGVVALEDLVEEYVGTVRDGTHVMS; translated from the coding sequence ATGAGCGACTGGTTCAACATCTTCCTCGTCGTGGTCCTGTTGCTGGCCAACGCGTTCTTCGTCGGCGCCGAGTTCGCGCTGATCTCGTCGCGGCGCGACAGGCTGGAAGCCTTGCTGGAGCAAGGAAAGACCCGCGCCAAGATCGTGATCAACGCGAGCAAGAACGTCTCGCTGATGCTCGCGGGCGCGCAGCTCGGCATCACGATCTGTTCGCTGCTGCTGGGACGGCTGGGCGAGCCAGCCATCGCGCATCAGCTGGCCGGCTTCTTCGAGCTGCTCGGGATCCCCGAGGTCCTGCTGCACCCGATCTCGTTCGCGATCGCGCTGGCGTTCATCACCATCCTGCACGTCCTCATCGGCGAGATGGTGCCGAAGAACCTCGCGATCGCCGAGCCGGAGCGGCTGGCCCTGTGGCTGGTCCCGGTGCACGTGGCCTGGGTGAAGATCGCCAACCCGTTCATCTGGCTGCTGAACTTCGTGGCGAACTCCCTGCTGCGGTTGTTCAAGGTGGAGCCGAAGGACGAGCTCGAGACCGCCTACACCTCCGACGAGCTCGCCGAACTGCTCAGCGAGTCGCGGCGCGAGGGGCTGCTTGAGCACTCCGAGCACCAGCGGCTCAGCAAAACGCTGTCGTCGGTGGAGAAGACGGTGGCCGACGTCCTGGTCCCGACGGCGCAGCTCACCACACTGCCCTGCTCGCCCACGCTGGGCGACGTCGAGCGCGCGGTGTCCTCGACCGGGTTCTCGCGCTTCCCGGTGTGCACCGACGACGGGACGCTGACCGGCTACATCCACGTCAAGGACATCCTCGACCTCGTGGGCGAGGACCCGACGACCGTGGTCCCGTCGGACAAGACGCGTGCGCTGACCGAACTGCACGCCGATGCCCGGTTGGACGAAGCGTTGTCGGCGATGCGCAAGGAAGGCAGTCACCTGGCGCGGGCGCTGAGCCCGGCGGGAGCGGCCGTCGGCGTCGTCGCGCTGGAGGACCTCGTCGAGGAATACGTGGGAACTGTCCGCGACGGTACCCACGTCATGTCATGA
- a CDS encoding hemolysin family protein has protein sequence MMEILFAVLGILLFLLLTVGTGLAVAAEFSLTALERSTVDANVRQVGDKRAHTVQKAHRTLSFQLSGAQVAITITTLITGYLAEPVIGDLLHPLFTAIGFSEGVANGVSLAVALILATSLSMILGEMMPKNLAIARPLQTARAVAGYHSRFSSLFRWLITLMNNSANFLVRKFGVEPQEELRSARSPQELGSIVRSSAESGTLDTSTAELLDKSLRFGERTADELMTPRVQFESLTVDDTISDLIEISRRTGFSRFPVYTEDLDDVQGAVHIKQAFTVPAAQRATVRIGSVMRPIPTVPESLPGDSLLNRLRDSRFQLAIVVDEYGGTAGLVTLEDVVEEIIGDVRDEHDDREAPSSQQVGADNWLVSGQLRADEVTDETGFRMPDGDYETIAGLILERLGRIPSPGDATDLDAWRLTVTKMDRLRIAEVEVRRVSETATSAEQEPAR, from the coding sequence ATGATGGAAATCCTGTTCGCCGTTCTCGGCATTCTCCTGTTCCTCCTGCTGACCGTCGGCACCGGCCTCGCCGTCGCCGCCGAGTTCTCCCTCACCGCGCTCGAGCGCAGCACGGTCGACGCGAACGTCCGCCAGGTCGGCGACAAGCGCGCACACACCGTGCAGAAGGCGCACCGCACACTCTCGTTCCAGCTCTCCGGCGCGCAGGTGGCGATCACCATCACCACCCTGATCACCGGTTACCTCGCGGAACCGGTGATCGGTGACCTGCTGCACCCGCTGTTCACCGCCATCGGGTTCTCCGAGGGCGTCGCGAACGGCGTGTCGCTGGCGGTCGCGCTGATCCTGGCGACGTCGCTGTCGATGATCCTCGGCGAGATGATGCCGAAGAACCTCGCGATCGCGCGGCCGCTGCAGACCGCGCGCGCCGTCGCGGGGTACCACTCGCGGTTCTCGTCGCTCTTCCGCTGGCTCATCACCCTGATGAACAACAGCGCCAACTTCCTGGTCCGCAAATTCGGTGTCGAACCGCAGGAAGAACTGCGTTCGGCCCGGTCGCCGCAGGAACTCGGCTCGATCGTGCGTTCCAGCGCCGAAAGCGGCACGCTCGACACGTCGACGGCCGAACTGCTGGACAAGTCGCTCCGCTTCGGCGAGCGGACGGCCGACGAGCTGATGACGCCGCGCGTCCAGTTCGAATCGCTGACCGTGGACGACACGATCTCCGACCTCATCGAGATCTCGCGCCGCACCGGCTTTTCGCGTTTCCCGGTCTACACCGAGGACCTCGACGACGTGCAGGGCGCGGTGCACATCAAGCAGGCATTCACCGTCCCGGCCGCGCAACGCGCCACGGTACGGATCGGCTCGGTCATGCGGCCGATCCCGACCGTGCCCGAATCACTGCCGGGCGACTCACTGCTCAACCGGCTGCGCGATTCCCGGTTCCAGCTCGCGATCGTCGTCGACGAGTACGGCGGCACCGCGGGACTGGTGACGCTGGAGGACGTCGTCGAGGAGATCATCGGTGACGTCCGCGACGAGCACGACGACCGGGAAGCGCCCTCCTCCCAGCAGGTCGGCGCCGACAACTGGCTCGTTTCCGGGCAGCTTCGCGCCGACGAAGTCACCGACGAGACCGGCTTCCGGATGCCCGACGGCGACTACGAGACCATCGCCGGGCTGATCCTCGAGCGGCTCGGGCGGATCCCCTCCCCCGGCGACGCCACCGACCTCGACGCCTGGCGGCTCACGGTGACCAAAATGGACCGTCTCCGCATCGCCGAGGTCGAAGTCCGCCGGGTCAGCGAGACCGCCACTTCCGCCGAGCAGGAGCCCGCCCGATGA
- a CDS encoding TetR/AcrR family transcriptional regulator, which translates to MPRVSQDHLDARRRQILDGSRVCFARYGYEGATVRRLEEATGLSRGAIFHHFRDKESLFLALAEDDAVRMADVVAEQGLVQVMRDLLSNRSEHPADWLGTRLEVSRRLRTDPEFRARWAERSQQLTAATRRRLLRQRDAGILRDDVDVDVLTAYLELVLEGLVSHLAMGQPGDDLGPVLDLVEESVRRHRARAAGGTR; encoded by the coding sequence ATGCCACGGGTCAGCCAGGATCACCTCGACGCACGCCGGCGCCAGATCCTCGACGGCTCCCGCGTGTGCTTCGCGCGCTACGGCTACGAGGGTGCCACTGTACGGCGGCTCGAGGAGGCCACCGGCCTTTCCCGGGGCGCGATCTTCCACCACTTCCGCGACAAAGAGTCCCTCTTCCTGGCCTTGGCCGAGGACGACGCGGTCCGCATGGCCGACGTCGTCGCCGAGCAGGGCCTCGTCCAGGTCATGCGCGACCTGCTGTCGAACCGCAGCGAGCACCCCGCCGACTGGCTCGGCACGCGGCTGGAGGTCTCCCGTCGGCTGCGTACCGATCCCGAGTTCCGGGCCCGCTGGGCCGAGCGGTCCCAGCAGCTGACCGCCGCGACCCGCCGCCGCCTGCTGCGCCAGCGCGACGCCGGGATCCTGCGCGACGATGTCGACGTCGACGTCCTGACCGCCTACCTCGAACTCGTCCTCGAAGGGCTCGTCTCGCACCTCGCGATGGGCCAGCCGGGCGACGATCTCGGCCCCGTCCTCGACCTGGTCGAGGAGAGCGTGCGGCGGCACCGCGCCCGCGCGGCCGGGGGAACGCGTTAA
- a CDS encoding DUF3558 domain-containing protein, with product MAALVFVSVAVAGCTGETPGTATPTPGTSPSSASSAAPEDPNVPKVAIPLDASAYVGDACKLLPAASAAELGFTEPGKPRSETSNPGCGWSIRGKADTLQIILGSGNREKGMGGLAGLHKAKKAGQLRFLEPGPDVDGYPTVYYGIQDRRAGGNCDLAVGVADDLTINTLAGGYGNEQESCGTAQKLASAVIKTLKGA from the coding sequence ATGGCGGCGCTCGTGTTCGTTTCCGTCGCGGTCGCCGGCTGTACGGGGGAGACCCCCGGTACAGCGACGCCGACCCCGGGAACCTCGCCGTCGTCTGCTTCGTCGGCCGCGCCGGAGGACCCGAACGTCCCGAAGGTGGCGATTCCTTTGGACGCTTCGGCGTACGTCGGTGACGCCTGCAAGCTGCTTCCTGCGGCCTCGGCCGCGGAGCTGGGCTTCACCGAGCCGGGTAAACCGAGGTCCGAAACCAGCAACCCTGGTTGCGGCTGGTCCATCAGGGGCAAGGCGGACACGCTGCAGATCATTCTCGGCAGCGGTAACCGCGAGAAGGGCATGGGCGGCCTGGCCGGCCTGCACAAGGCCAAGAAAGCCGGGCAGTTGAGGTTTCTGGAGCCGGGCCCGGACGTCGACGGCTATCCGACCGTCTACTACGGAATCCAGGACCGGCGAGCGGGTGGCAACTGCGACCTCGCGGTCGGCGTCGCCGACGATCTGACGATCAACACCCTCGCGGGCGGCTACGGCAATGAGCAGGAATCCTGTGGGACCGCGCAGAAACTCGCGTCGGCCGTGATCAAGACACTCAAGGGGGCATGA
- a CDS encoding ESX secretion-associated protein EspG, which yields MDVPVEALAVLAERERVGDLHITLRPEPRWLSRTARAEADKRVEAALAQAGLLDSSGRASVDFLDWLPVLTKPAIEYYGWVNAGGQTYGVLAASLGMQAVLAVASGDWVGLQEIDRRRLPETLIEQLPPVPAGGGRLRTVRAYELEEAARRGPDTHSLPPVIADIVSLVQRPVEGSGELYVGKRDEVGRHVAVEDPLHFADTDWGRYLSYTTGQGNDAVVHIGPAGPPELADALRHVSSTLGG from the coding sequence GTGGACGTCCCGGTCGAAGCCTTGGCGGTGCTCGCCGAACGCGAACGCGTCGGCGACCTGCACATCACGCTGCGTCCCGAACCGCGCTGGCTGTCCAGGACGGCCCGCGCGGAGGCGGACAAGCGAGTGGAAGCCGCCTTGGCGCAAGCCGGGCTGCTGGACTCGAGCGGCCGCGCGTCGGTCGACTTCCTGGACTGGCTTCCGGTGCTCACGAAACCGGCCATCGAGTACTACGGCTGGGTGAACGCCGGCGGCCAGACCTACGGCGTCCTCGCCGCGTCGCTGGGCATGCAGGCGGTGCTGGCGGTGGCGTCCGGCGACTGGGTCGGGCTGCAGGAGATCGACCGGCGACGGCTGCCCGAAACGCTGATCGAACAGTTGCCGCCCGTTCCCGCGGGCGGTGGCAGGCTTCGCACGGTCCGGGCGTACGAGCTCGAAGAGGCGGCGCGGCGTGGCCCGGACACGCATTCACTGCCGCCGGTGATCGCGGACATCGTCAGCCTCGTGCAGCGGCCGGTCGAGGGGAGCGGCGAGCTCTACGTCGGCAAGCGGGACGAAGTCGGCAGGCATGTGGCTGTGGAAGATCCGCTCCACTTCGCCGACACCGACTGGGGCCGGTACCTCAGCTACACGACCGGGCAAGGCAACGACGCGGTGGTCCACATCGGACCCGCCGGACCTCCGGAGCTGGCGGACGCGCTTCGGCACGTTTCCAGCACTCTGGGCGGCTAG
- the pip gene encoding prolyl aminopeptidase: protein MTRLYPEIEPYDHGMLDVGDGHLVYWEVCGNPDGKPAVTLHGGPGTGCSAGLRRYFDPAKYRVVLFDQRGCGRSTPHAGEPEADLSANTTGHLLADMEKLREHLGIEKWLIFGGSWGSVLALVYAERYPDQVSEMVLMGLATGRRSETDLLTRGLGGVFPEAWATFRDGVPETDRDGDLAAAYLELLMDPDPAVHEKAAAAWCAWEDAIIPTSPPYKSFETPKFRLAFARLVTHYWSQGSFLDEGVVLREAEKLAHIPAVLAEGSLDLGNLIGTPWELAHAWPGSELVVIDEVGHSTQDEPMREVLIGATDRFAS, encoded by the coding sequence ATGACACGGCTGTATCCGGAGATCGAACCGTACGACCACGGGATGCTCGACGTCGGCGACGGGCACCTCGTGTACTGGGAGGTCTGCGGGAACCCCGACGGCAAACCGGCCGTCACGCTGCACGGCGGTCCGGGAACCGGCTGCAGCGCGGGCCTGCGCCGCTACTTCGACCCGGCCAAGTACCGCGTCGTGCTGTTCGACCAGCGGGGTTGCGGCCGGAGCACGCCGCACGCGGGCGAGCCCGAGGCGGATCTTTCCGCCAACACCACCGGCCACCTGCTCGCCGACATGGAGAAACTGCGTGAGCACCTCGGGATCGAGAAGTGGCTGATCTTCGGTGGGTCCTGGGGTTCCGTGCTCGCGCTGGTCTACGCCGAGCGGTATCCGGACCAGGTCTCGGAGATGGTCCTGATGGGCCTGGCCACCGGGCGCCGGAGCGAGACCGACCTGCTCACGCGCGGCCTCGGTGGCGTCTTCCCCGAGGCGTGGGCCACGTTCCGTGACGGTGTTCCCGAGACGGACCGAGACGGCGACCTGGCGGCGGCGTACCTCGAGTTGCTGATGGACCCGGACCCTGCGGTGCACGAGAAGGCGGCGGCCGCATGGTGTGCCTGGGAGGACGCGATCATCCCGACTTCGCCGCCGTACAAGAGTTTCGAGACGCCGAAGTTCCGGCTCGCCTTCGCCAGGCTGGTCACGCACTACTGGAGCCAAGGGTCCTTTTTGGACGAAGGCGTGGTCCTGCGGGAGGCCGAGAAGCTGGCCCACATCCCCGCCGTGCTCGCCGAAGGAAGCCTCGACCTGGGCAACCTCATCGGTACCCCGTGGGAGCTCGCGCACGCCTGGCCGGGCAGTGAACTGGTCGTCATCGACGAGGTCGGCCACAGCACGCAGGACGAGCCGATGCGTGAGGTCCTCATCGGCGCCACCGACCGTTTCGCTTCCTGA
- a CDS encoding Glu/Leu/Phe/Val dehydrogenase dimerization domain-containing protein — protein MAARNAEPLMRLIWTDPVTGATGYLVVHSLVSGIATGGTRMRAGCTMSEVEDLARGMANKTATFGLPVGGAKGGIDFDPKDERAFGVLERFCSFLRPWIDNHWVTAEDLGVPQHLIDEVFAKLGLEQSYHAAIRRSADPSQTLRRVQAGLTTPVPGGLLLGDVIGGYGVAQACLGVADAWEWQAGKTTVAVQGIGTMGGGAAWYLHEAGMRVVAVADAAGTLYRPEGLDIPALLDLRDAYGEIDRSRLPADVQLLPRDEIVATEADIFVPAAISYALRAANQGSVKAKVVIEAANAATTPDAEAGLEARGIPVIPDFVANAGAAAWAWWLLLGQVGADPADSFLRLRTEMRAKVALLLSSWNLDRIAPRTTGLRLAETTRSDAATAPETAPVLVIP, from the coding sequence ATGGCCGCGAGGAACGCCGAACCGCTGATGAGGCTCATCTGGACCGACCCCGTCACCGGTGCCACCGGCTACCTCGTAGTGCACAGCCTGGTCTCCGGTATCGCGACCGGCGGGACCAGGATGCGCGCGGGCTGCACGATGTCCGAGGTCGAGGACCTGGCGAGGGGGATGGCGAACAAGACCGCGACCTTCGGCCTGCCGGTCGGCGGGGCCAAGGGCGGTATCGACTTCGATCCGAAGGACGAGCGGGCTTTCGGTGTGCTGGAACGGTTCTGCTCGTTCCTGCGGCCGTGGATCGACAACCACTGGGTGACCGCCGAGGACCTCGGCGTGCCGCAGCATCTGATCGACGAGGTGTTCGCGAAGCTGGGGCTCGAGCAGTCGTACCACGCCGCGATCCGCCGTTCGGCCGATCCGTCGCAGACCCTTCGCCGCGTGCAGGCCGGTTTGACCACCCCGGTCCCCGGCGGGCTCCTGCTCGGCGACGTCATCGGCGGCTACGGCGTCGCACAGGCCTGTCTCGGTGTCGCCGACGCGTGGGAGTGGCAGGCCGGCAAGACCACGGTCGCCGTGCAGGGCATCGGCACCATGGGCGGCGGCGCGGCCTGGTACCTGCACGAAGCGGGCATGCGGGTCGTCGCGGTCGCCGACGCGGCCGGGACGCTGTACCGGCCCGAAGGCCTCGACATCCCGGCGCTGCTGGACCTGCGTGACGCGTACGGCGAGATCGACCGGAGCAGGCTCCCAGCGGACGTCCAACTGCTCCCCCGCGACGAGATCGTGGCGACGGAGGCCGACATCTTCGTCCCGGCGGCCATCTCCTACGCGCTGCGCGCCGCGAACCAGGGCTCCGTCAAAGCGAAGGTCGTCATCGAGGCGGCCAACGCGGCGACCACGCCCGACGCCGAAGCGGGCCTGGAGGCCCGTGGCATCCCGGTGATCCCGGACTTCGTCGCCAACGCCGGTGCCGCCGCGTGGGCCTGGTGGCTCCTGCTCGGCCAGGTCGGCGCCGACCCCGCCGACTCCTTCCTGCGGCTCCGGACCGAGATGCGGGCGAAGGTGGCACTGCTGCTGAGTTCGTGGAACCTGGACCGGATCGCTCCGCGCACCACCGGCCTGCGACTCGCCGAAACCACCCGTTCGGACGCCGCCACCGCACCCGAAACCGCCCCCGTTCTCGTCATTCCCTGA
- a CDS encoding LysR family transcriptional regulator — MELSLHRLRMLRELSRRGTVTAAAASLHYTASAVSQQLAQLERDVGAKLFERFGRRVQLTELGLLLTEHAEEILGSVERATLALEEAQETVSVRLMAGVWASVASGLLPNALAVLAGEHPGIQVRTRELAPEDTADAVRDGELDLSFVIDYSDAPMPWDAGLERAVIAVERLHAAVPAGAVPAGSASLLELAEHPWILASPKSHFGRAVRTACHRNGFDPKINHEVEEQSTAMAMVRAGLGVTLVSDLGLGLRPPGIDVVALTTPLLRTVSIAYRTTSSRRPALQLVIEAVRNAAAALGLGTEPALP, encoded by the coding sequence ATGGAGCTTTCGTTGCACCGCCTGCGGATGCTCCGCGAGCTGAGCAGGCGCGGCACAGTCACGGCGGCCGCCGCTTCGCTGCACTACACCGCTTCGGCGGTGTCACAGCAGCTGGCTCAGCTGGAGCGGGACGTGGGCGCGAAGTTGTTCGAACGATTCGGCAGACGGGTGCAGCTGACCGAACTGGGGTTGCTGCTGACCGAGCACGCCGAGGAGATCCTGGGGTCGGTCGAACGGGCGACACTGGCGCTGGAGGAGGCGCAGGAGACGGTCTCGGTCCGGCTCATGGCCGGTGTCTGGGCCTCCGTCGCTTCGGGGCTGTTGCCGAACGCGCTGGCCGTGCTCGCGGGAGAGCATCCGGGGATCCAGGTCCGGACGCGGGAACTCGCGCCCGAGGACACCGCCGACGCCGTGCGTGACGGCGAGCTGGACCTGTCGTTCGTGATCGACTACTCCGACGCGCCGATGCCGTGGGACGCGGGCCTGGAGCGTGCGGTGATCGCGGTCGAACGGCTGCACGCCGCGGTGCCCGCCGGCGCCGTGCCCGCCGGAAGCGCGTCGTTGCTCGAACTGGCCGAGCATCCGTGGATCCTCGCCAGCCCGAAGAGCCACTTCGGCCGCGCGGTGCGCACGGCGTGTCACCGGAACGGGTTCGACCCCAAGATCAACCACGAGGTCGAAGAGCAGTCGACGGCGATGGCGATGGTCCGCGCGGGGCTGGGGGTGACCCTCGTGTCCGACCTCGGGCTCGGCCTCCGTCCACCGGGGATCGACGTCGTCGCGTTGACCACACCGTTGCTCCGAACGGTTTCGATCGCTTACCGGACGACGTCGTCGCGGCGGCCCGCCCTGCAGCTGGTGATCGAGGCCGTGCGCAACGCGGCAGCTGCGCTGGGACTGGGTACCGAGCCCGCTTTGCCCTGA